One Rhodothermales bacterium DNA segment encodes these proteins:
- a CDS encoding ThuA domain-containing protein: MRAITRLAFLLLVAMGGCQSAAELKTPAAPAPARDFPLHVLFVGDHGHHAPSDRMLQVLPHLASRSIFLTYTDDLRDLNAGNLAHYDVVALYANYEGDMPAEAERALVAFVEQGGGFVPIHSAAGNFRTSDAFIDLVGGAFESHKTDTFRTDDVLPDHPAMRGVPNFESWDETYVHKRHNPDKTVLSYRVEGDHREPWTWVRTQGQGRVFYTAWGHDERTWGNPGFQLLLERGIRWAAGDWAVDHDPAPLPFAYVTAALPSLEFNSTLENEQKPRDMQLPLDPAASERLMVVSPAFEVELFAAEPMIQKPIAMNWDERGRLWVLETVDYPNDLYEEEGRGNDRIKILEDTDGDGRADKSTIFAQQLSIPTSFVFANGGIVVTQAPHTVFLKDTDGDDVADVRQTLFSGWGTFDTHAGPNNLKWGFDNWIWGVLGYSGFEGKVGADSLRFRQGFYRFKPDGSELDYLRSTNNNTWGFGFSEEGFAFASTANNNPSVYMPIPERYYRATRGWEPERLGSIAEDRRVFPVTTRTRQGDHKGHYTGAAGHGLYTARSFPPLYWNRMAFVSEPTTHTLGQFALEADGADFKALNQYNLLGSMDEWTIPIQAEVGPDGALWMIDWYNYIPQHNLGPFREHWEAGKNNAYVTPLRDRERGRIYRIRWKDAPAYTPIRLDTATPEQLVATLRHENQLWRMHAQRLLVERGRTDVAPQLYALVRDPSVDALGLNVGAIHALWTLHGLGALDGRTPAATDAALGALSHPSAGVRRAALMTAPRTDELTGRVLPLLTDPDAQVRKAALLALAEVPASEAAGRPILQAMGRPENMDDAWLPDALAIAAARHADAFFAALAADGLPALAGDAGTRQAQALARVAVHHAAGESPAGLASALMALKRLDPDLAAEVLAGMTKNVPEGAMPRIQINDRMMEGWSDAAREQLRALSEKIGGAAAPGN; encoded by the coding sequence CGCCGGCGCGCGATTTTCCTCTGCACGTGCTGTTTGTAGGGGATCACGGGCACCATGCGCCGTCCGACCGGATGCTGCAGGTCCTCCCGCACCTCGCCTCGCGCAGCATCTTTCTGACCTACACCGACGACCTGCGCGACCTGAACGCGGGGAATCTGGCGCACTACGACGTGGTCGCCCTCTACGCCAACTACGAGGGCGACATGCCGGCGGAGGCCGAACGCGCGCTCGTGGCGTTCGTCGAGCAGGGCGGGGGCTTCGTGCCGATCCACAGCGCCGCCGGCAACTTCCGCACGTCGGACGCTTTCATCGACCTCGTCGGCGGCGCCTTCGAGAGCCACAAGACCGATACCTTCCGGACGGACGACGTGCTTCCCGATCATCCCGCGATGCGGGGCGTCCCGAACTTTGAGAGCTGGGACGAGACGTACGTTCACAAGCGCCACAATCCGGACAAAACCGTGCTGTCCTACCGGGTGGAGGGCGATCACCGCGAGCCCTGGACGTGGGTGCGGACGCAGGGGCAGGGCCGGGTGTTTTACACGGCCTGGGGGCACGACGAGCGCACCTGGGGCAATCCGGGATTCCAGCTGCTGCTCGAGCGCGGCATCCGATGGGCGGCCGGCGACTGGGCCGTCGACCACGACCCCGCGCCACTGCCGTTCGCGTACGTGACCGCAGCGCTCCCGTCCCTCGAATTCAACTCCACGCTTGAAAACGAGCAGAAACCGCGCGACATGCAGCTGCCGCTCGACCCGGCCGCCTCCGAGCGGTTGATGGTGGTCTCGCCGGCGTTCGAGGTCGAGCTCTTCGCCGCCGAGCCCATGATCCAGAAGCCGATCGCGATGAACTGGGACGAGCGCGGCCGGCTCTGGGTGCTCGAAACCGTCGACTACCCCAACGACCTCTACGAGGAGGAAGGGCGCGGCAACGATCGCATCAAGATTCTGGAAGATACCGACGGGGACGGGCGCGCCGACAAAAGCACGATCTTCGCGCAGCAGCTCAGCATCCCCACCAGCTTTGTGTTCGCCAACGGCGGCATCGTCGTCACCCAGGCGCCGCATACGGTGTTTCTGAAAGATACCGACGGAGACGACGTCGCCGACGTGCGCCAGACGCTGTTCTCTGGATGGGGGACCTTCGACACCCACGCCGGCCCGAACAACCTGAAATGGGGCTTTGACAACTGGATCTGGGGCGTGCTCGGCTATTCCGGCTTTGAGGGGAAGGTCGGTGCAGATTCGCTCCGGTTCCGGCAGGGCTTCTATCGCTTCAAACCCGACGGCTCGGAGCTGGATTATCTGCGCAGCACCAATAACAATACCTGGGGCTTCGGCTTTAGCGAGGAGGGCTTTGCCTTTGCCTCCACCGCGAACAACAACCCCAGCGTCTACATGCCGATCCCCGAGCGTTATTACCGGGCGACGCGCGGCTGGGAGCCCGAGCGCCTCGGTTCGATCGCGGAAGACCGGCGCGTCTTCCCCGTGACGACGCGCACCCGGCAGGGGGATCACAAGGGCCATTACACCGGCGCCGCCGGCCACGGCCTGTACACGGCGCGCAGCTTCCCGCCCCTGTACTGGAACCGCATGGCGTTCGTGAGCGAGCCCACCACCCACACGCTGGGCCAGTTCGCGCTGGAGGCCGACGGGGCGGATTTCAAGGCCCTCAACCAGTACAACCTGCTCGGCAGCATGGACGAGTGGACCATCCCGATCCAGGCCGAGGTCGGGCCGGACGGGGCGCTCTGGATGATCGACTGGTACAACTACATCCCGCAGCACAATCTGGGGCCGTTCCGCGAACACTGGGAGGCCGGCAAGAACAACGCCTACGTCACCCCGCTCCGCGACCGCGAGCGAGGGAGGATCTACCGGATTCGCTGGAAGGATGCGCCGGCGTACACCCCCATCCGGCTCGACACCGCCACGCCGGAGCAGCTCGTCGCCACCCTCCGCCACGAAAACCAGCTCTGGCGTATGCACGCGCAGCGGCTCCTGGTGGAGCGCGGCCGGACCGACGTGGCGCCGCAGCTCTACGCCCTCGTGCGCGATCCCTCCGTCGATGCCCTCGGGCTCAACGTCGGCGCCATCCACGCGTTGTGGACGCTCCACGGTCTCGGCGCCCTCGACGGGCGGACGCCGGCCGCGACGGATGCCGCGCTGGGCGCCCTGAGCCATCCCTCCGCCGGCGTGCGGCGCGCCGCGCTCATGACCGCGCCGCGGACGGATGAACTGACCGGGCGCGTCCTCCCGCTCCTCACGGATCCGGATGCCCAGGTGCGCAAGGCGGCGCTGCTGGCTCTGGCGGAGGTGCCGGCCTCGGAAGCCGCCGGCCGGCCGATCCTCCAGGCCATGGGGCGCCCGGAAAACATGGACGACGCCTGGCTGCCCGACGCCCTCGCCATCGCGGCGGCGCGGCATGCGGACGCGTTCTTCGCGGCGCTGGCGGCCGACGGACTGCCGGCCCTCGCTGGCGACGCGGGCACGCGGCAGGCCCAGGCGCTGGCGCGCGTGGCCGTGCATCACGCCGCCGGCGAGTCGCCGGCCGGTCTGGCCTCGGCGCTGATGGCCCTGAAGCGGCTCGACCCGGACCTGGCGGCGGAGGTGCTCGCCGGCATGACGAAAAACGTCCCGGAAGGCGCGATGCCACGCATCCAGATCAACGACCGCATGATGGAAGGCTGGTCGGATGCCGCCCGCGAGCAGCTCCGCGCGCTGAGCGAAAAGATCGGCGGCGCCGCGGCGCCCGGAAACTGA
- a CDS encoding cytochrome c, producing the protein MNTLLVRCTVAGLAAAGAALLVGMSAVHPRDAGHVAPDGEEVYMHNCMDCHQDGTGTPDTAPPLDGAPWVQGEPERLVRIVLHGLVGEVVVDGTTYNGVMPGWRNLLDDEEIAAVLSYIRSSWSNDAARITPAEVAAIRAATADRTQPWTVEELED; encoded by the coding sequence ATGAACACACTCTTGGTACGGTGTACGGTCGCCGGCCTCGCCGCCGCCGGCGCCGCGCTGCTGGTCGGGATGAGCGCCGTGCATCCGCGCGACGCCGGGCACGTGGCGCCCGATGGGGAGGAAGTCTATATGCACAACTGCATGGACTGCCACCAGGACGGCACCGGCACGCCCGACACGGCACCGCCACTCGATGGCGCCCCCTGGGTGCAGGGCGAACCGGAACGGCTCGTCCGCATCGTGTTGCACGGACTCGTGGGCGAAGTCGTGGTGGACGGGACGACCTACAACGGCGTCATGCCCGGATGGCGCAATCTGCTCGACGACGAAGAAATCGCCGCCGTGCTGAGCTATATTCGCTCGTCCTGGAGCAACGACGCCGCCCGGATCACCCCCGCCGAAGTCGCCGCCATACGCGCCGCCACCGCCGACCGCACCCAGCCCTGGACCGTCGAAGAGCTTGAAGATTAG
- a CDS encoding Tm-1-like ATP-binding domain-containing protein — MPTVLLIGTLDTKGDEFAFVQELIHANGCRTLVMDAGVMDEPAFAPDIPAAAVAEAGGTALEALRAEGDRGRAIEVMLRGVRRLTLDLFEAGRIDGVLGLGGGGGTNIATAAMRALPVGVPKLMVSTVVAADVRPYIDIKDVTLMYSVVDIAGINRISRRVLANAAGAISGMVRQALPPGDDRPLIAASMFGVTTPCVTALRQRLEREGYEVLVFHANGSGGRAMESLIRDGFIAGVADVTTTEWCDELVGGMLSAGPERLDAAGQAGIPQVVSVGALDMVNFHARATVPDRFRDRTLYVHNPNVTLMRTTPEENRRLGEVIANKLNAAAGPVCLMLPLRGVSTIDAPGQPFYDPAADAALFDALRAGVLPHVALRELDVHINDPVFAEALADELLARLHAS, encoded by the coding sequence ATGCCCACCGTCCTCCTCATCGGAACGCTCGACACCAAAGGCGACGAGTTCGCGTTTGTGCAGGAACTGATCCATGCGAACGGCTGCCGGACGCTGGTGATGGATGCCGGCGTGATGGATGAGCCGGCGTTTGCCCCCGACATCCCGGCGGCCGCCGTCGCCGAGGCGGGGGGGACCGCCCTCGAGGCGCTGCGCGCCGAGGGCGACCGGGGGCGCGCGATCGAGGTCATGCTCCGCGGCGTGCGCCGGCTGACGCTCGACCTCTTCGAGGCGGGGCGGATCGACGGCGTGTTGGGGCTCGGCGGCGGCGGCGGAACGAACATCGCCACGGCCGCCATGCGCGCGCTGCCCGTCGGCGTGCCCAAGCTGATGGTCTCCACCGTCGTCGCGGCGGACGTCCGCCCCTACATCGACATCAAGGACGTTACCCTGATGTATTCGGTGGTGGATATCGCCGGCATCAACCGGATCTCGCGCCGCGTACTGGCCAACGCCGCCGGCGCCATCTCGGGGATGGTGCGTCAGGCCCTGCCGCCGGGCGACGACCGCCCGCTCATCGCCGCCTCGATGTTCGGCGTTACGACACCCTGCGTGACGGCGCTACGCCAGCGGCTCGAACGGGAGGGCTACGAGGTGCTCGTGTTTCACGCCAACGGCTCGGGCGGACGCGCCATGGAGAGTCTGATCCGCGACGGGTTTATCGCCGGCGTCGCCGACGTCACCACCACCGAGTGGTGCGACGAGCTGGTGGGCGGGATGTTGTCCGCCGGCCCGGAGCGTCTCGACGCCGCCGGCCAGGCCGGCATCCCGCAGGTCGTGAGCGTAGGCGCGCTGGATATGGTAAATTTCCACGCCAGGGCGACCGTGCCGGATCGGTTTCGCGACCGCACGCTCTACGTGCACAACCCGAACGTGACCCTGATGCGGACGACGCCGGAAGAAAACCGCCGGCTGGGGGAGGTCATCGCGAACAAACTCAATGCGGCGGCGGGGCCAGTCTGCCTGATGCTGCCGCTGCGCGGCGTCAGCACGATCGATGCGCCGGGGCAGCCGTTTTACGACCCCGCGGCCGACGCCGCCCTGTTCGATGCGCTCCGGGCCGGCGTGCTGCCGCACGTCGCGCTCCGCGAGCTAGATGTCCATATCAACGACCCCGTCTTTGCGGAGGCCCTGGCGGACGAGCTGCTGGCGCGGCTTCACGCCTCCTGA